Proteins co-encoded in one Arachis stenosperma cultivar V10309 chromosome 7, arast.V10309.gnm1.PFL2, whole genome shotgun sequence genomic window:
- the LOC130941171 gene encoding ABC transporter C family member 3-like, translating into MMHKENNVLVLDEATVSVDTATDNLIQQTLRLHFADSTVITIAHRITSVLDSDMVLLLHQGLIEEYDSPSKLLEDRSSSFAQLVAEYTMRSKSTFEKSADHY; encoded by the exons ATGAT GCATAAGGAGAACAACGTATTGGTGCTTGATGAAGCGACTGTATCAGTTGATACTGCTACAGACAATTTGATACAACAAACTCTTAGGCTACATTTCGCCGACTCAACAGTCATAACCATTGCACATAGAATCACTTCTGTTCTTGATAGTGATATGGTCTTGCTTCTTCATCAAG GATTAATTGAGGAATATGATTCACCTTCAAAATTGCTAGAGGATAGATCATCATCTTTTGCTCAACTTGTTGCAGAGTATACAATGAGGTCTAAATCCACTTTTGAGAAATCTGCTGATCATTACTGA